A single genomic interval of Macadamia integrifolia cultivar HAES 741 chromosome 6, SCU_Mint_v3, whole genome shotgun sequence harbors:
- the LOC122082293 gene encoding uncharacterized protein LOC122082293: protein MVPTSSILNLVFDLTTVHLIFAFLFFSFFSLATIFHFRIKTRNSSHLKDFNSFWAVRTLLVFFVALWTITEALRLPFLLLRRLHFFPRLLTLTQQAFLCKIHVVLSLGVFEPGFLATLLFLVNVSVRKIKPSDTIATTLSVVSACCLPIFLFQILFVFFPTTRLTETLNRSFILVPDGAGSNNVVCAYPLLSSISFGAFGLVYAFSFLLSSWRVISLVINRGLRTRIYVLSSAVLLGLPIQIIFLCVSVLWSPDDPVFHGLALFIFFSVLCCAVVGVGILVIKPIRDALALSGEACPWNKRDVNDDRLTLSADVETGGIGLTGEGEKWKEKGGGGGDFD, encoded by the coding sequence ATGGTCCCAACATCATCAATACTCAACTTGGTCTTCGATCTCACCACCGTACACCTCATCTTCGCCTTcctgttcttctccttcttctccctcgCCACCATCTTTCACTTCCGCATCAAGACCCGAAACTCCAGCCACCTCAAGGACTTCAATTCCTTCTGGGCCGTTCGAACCCTTCTGGTCTTCTTCGTCGCCCTCTGGACAATCACTGAGGCACTCCGCCTCCCTTTCCTACTCCTCCGCCGCTTACACTTCTTCCCTCGTCTTCTCACCCTGACCCAGCAAGCCTTCCTCTGCAAGATCCATGTCGTCCTCTCCCTCGGCGTCTTTGAGCCCGGATTCCTCGCCACCCTCCTCTTTCTTGTTAACGTCTCCGTCAGGAAGATAAAACCCTCCGACACAATCGCCACCACCCTCTCCGTCGTCTCCGCCTGCTGCCTTCCCATTTTCCTCTTCCAGATCTTATTCGTCTTCTTCCCCACCACCAGGCTCACCGAGACCCTCAACCGCAGCTTTATCCTCGTCCCCGACGGCGCCGGCAGCAACAACGTCGTCTGCGCTTACCCTCTCTTAAGTTCCATCTCCTTCGGCGCATTCGGGCTTGTGTACGCCTTCTCCTTCTTGCTCTCCAGTTGGCGGGTGATCTCCCTCGTCATCAACAGGGGCTTGAGGACACGCATCTACGTGCTCTCGTCGGCGGTGCTGCTGGGGCTGCCCATTCAGATCATCTTCCTCTGCGTCTCCGTGCTCTGGAGCCCAGATGACCCGGTCTTCCATGGGCTTGCGTTGTTCATCTTCTTCAGCGTGCTATGTTGCGCCGTGGTGGGTGTGGGCATCCTTGTCATCAAACCAATCAGGGACGCCCTCGCTTTATCCGGTGAGGCTTGCCCGTGGAACAAACGCGACGTCAACGACGACCGCCTTACTCTGTCTGCTGACGTAGAAACCGGGGGCATTGGCTTAACAGGGGAAGGagagaaatggaaagaaaagggaggaggaggaggagatttTGACTGA